Proteins co-encoded in one Aspergillus luchuensis IFO 4308 DNA, chromosome 6, nearly complete sequence genomic window:
- a CDS encoding uncharacterized protein (SECRETED:SignalP(1-19)) yields MGLSLALTTWASLLAVASAQFKCSLPAGDICAYENATTYAADNAPNCTTSGLQAFVNNLPGLNGATLSVPYAFYVDSNETLDEFTDYIGASTFTTDIPPVCAFRVNGTNEQGATWGLGALLLTHFNGSIMYV; encoded by the coding sequence ATGGGTCTCTCACTAGCTCTTACGACATGGGCATCACTTCTAGCCGTTGCCAGTGCGCAATTTAAATGCAGCTTGCCCGCAGGTGATATCTGCGCCTACGAGAACGCCACCACCTACGCGGCAGACAATGCGCCCAATTGCACCACTAGTGGGCTGCAGGCCTTTGTAAACAATCTTCCAGGGCTCAATGGAGCGACATTGAGTGTTCCGTACGCTTTTTACGTTGACAGCAATGAAACTCTGGATGAGTTCACTGACTATATTGGCGCTTCGACGTTTACCACCGATATTCCACCTGTATGTGCGTTCCGAGTCAATGGAACCAATGAACAGGGCGCGACCTGGGGCTTGGGAGCACTTCTTCTTACCCACTTCAACGGCAGTATCATGTATGTGTAA